In Triplophysa rosa linkage group LG7, Trosa_1v2, whole genome shotgun sequence, the following proteins share a genomic window:
- the sema3fa gene encoding sema domain, immunoglobulin domain (Ig), short basic domain, secreted, (semaphorin) 3Fa isoform X1 → MQGARTLVLGTLLASVFSAVSVHSNLLSSLPPASVPRVSLSFKELKSTGTAHHFAFLLNSTDYRILRMDEDHDRMYVGSKDYILSLDLNDINKEPLIIHWPVIPQRRTECVLSGKDINGECGNFIRLIEPWNRTHLYVCGTGAYNPICTYVDRGQRSQAMLEDQLPRAGGRTSRAADPSASPEPFAPKEYIFRLEPGKVDSGKGKCPYDPKLNSVSALINGQLYAGVYIDFMGTDSAIFRTLGKHTAMRTDQYNSRWLHDPTFVHAQLIPDSAEKNDDKLYFFFREKASEMGQTPMAQSRIGRICLNDDGGHCCLVNKWSTFLKARLICSVTGSDGIETHFDELRDVYIQKTHDTKNPTIYGVFSVSGSVFKGSAVCVYSMGDVRMVFNGPFAHKEGPNYQWVAYQGKIPYPRPGTCPGGTFTPNMKSTKDYPDEVINFMRNHPTMFNSVYPVHKRPLVVRTNVDYEFTTITVDQVAAADGNYEVLFLGTDRGTVQKVIVLPRDDLQTEELVLEEVEVFRVPTSITTMKISPKRQQLYVSSAVGVTHLALHRCDVYGEACADCCLARDPYCAWDGKSCSRYSANQKRRSRRQDVKYGNPIRQCRGYNSNANKNTLETVQYGVEASTAFLECQARSPHVSIKWHFQKENSDRRREIRSDGRVVRTDQGLLLRSLQLSDGGVYQCTSTEKNFKHTLVRLQLVVLSARTVNAIQTETTAPAVPPLQSSAWTPSAEQYKDLLTILSQPEMGLINQYCQDYWQMGDDPTAHTHKKKDLKEAAKDLRKPRNRRHHQDQNSMAET, encoded by the exons AATTGAAGTCGACTGGAACTGCCCATCACTTTGCCTTCCTGCTCAACTCGACAGACTACAGAATTCTTCGCATGGACGAGGATCATGATCGCATGTATGTGGGGAGCAAAGACTACATTTTGTCTCTAGACCTGAACGATATCAACAAAGAGCCCCTCATA ATTCACTGGCCCGTCATCCCTCAGAGAAGAACCGAGTGTGTCCTCTCAGGAAAGGACATCAAT GGTGAATGCGGGAATTTCATCCGTCTCATCGAACCGTGGAACAGAACACACCTGTACGTGTGCGGAACGGGAGCTTACAACCCCATCTGTACCTATGTGGACCGAGGGCAAAGGTCACAG GCCATGCTCGAAGATCAGCTGCCTCGTGCGGGAGGCCGAACCAGTCGAGCAGCAGACCCTAGCGCTTCACCAGAGCCATTCGCACCAAAG GAATACATTTTCCGTCTGGAACCTGGTAAAGTCGATTCTGGGAAAGGAAAATGCCCCTACGACCCCAAACTAAACAGCGTCTCGGCTTTGATAA atggccaGCTGTACGCCGGAGTCTACATCGATTTTATGGGAACGGACTCTGCCATTTTCCGTACGTTGGGCAAACACACTGCCATGAGGACCGACCAGTACAACTCCCGCTGGCTTCATG ATCCAACGTTCGTCCATGCCCAGCTCATTCCTGACAGCGCGGAGAAAAACGATGACAAGCTGTATTTCTTCTTCCGTGAGAAAGCGTCGGAGATGGGTCAGACTCCCATGGCCCAGTCCAGGATCGGTAGAATCTGTCTG AACGATGATGGAGGACACTGCTGTCTGGTGAATAAGTGGAGCACCTTCCTGAAGGCTCGGCTCATCTGCTCCGTGACGGGCTCAGATGGAATCGAGACGCATTTCGATGAGCTTC GTGACGTGTACATCCAGAAGACCCATGACACCAAGAATCCCACCATCTACGGCGTCTTCTCCGTGTCTGG GTCTGTCTTTAAGGGTTCAGCAGTATGTGTGTATTCAATGGGTGATGTGCGTATGGTCTTCAATGGCCCTTTTGCTCATAAAGAAGGACCTAACTACCAGTGGGTGGCATACCAGGGTAAAATTCCTTACCCCCGACCTGGAACA TGTCCAGGAGGGACATTCACACCCAACATGAAATCTACTAAGGATTACCCAGACGAGGTTATCAACTTCATGCGCAACCATCCCACTATGTTCAACTCCGTTTACCCAGTCCACAAGCGCCCCCTGGTGGTCCGCACCAACGTGGATTATGAGTTTACCACCATCACTGTAGACCAAGTGGCTGCAGCAGACGGAAACTATGAAGTTCTGTTCTTGGGAACAG ATCGAGGTACAGTTCAGAAGGTGATTGTATTACCCAGAGATGATCTTCAGACTGAAGAGCTGGTGCTGGAGGAGGTGGAGGTCTTTAGA GTTCCTACTTCAATAACTACGATGAAAATTTCACCAAAAAGA CAACAGCTTTATGTGAGTTCGGCGGTGGGCGTTACTCATCTGGCCCTGCACAGGTGTGATGTGTACGGAGAGGCCTGTGCTGACTGCTGCTTGGCCAGAGACCCTTACTGTGCCTGGGATGGCAAATCCTGTTCTCGCTACTCCGCAAACCAAAAAAG GCGGAGTCGAAGACAAGATGTGAAGTATGGCAATCCCATCAGACAATGCAGAGGCTACAATTCCAATG CAAATAAGAACACATTGGAGACGGTGCAGTATGGGGTAGAAGCGAGCACAGCCTTTTTGGAGTGCCAGGCCAGATCTCCTCATGTGTCAATCAAATGGCATTTCCAGAAAGAGAACAGTGACAGGAGAAGAGAG ATCCGCTCCGACGGACGTGTAGTTCGCACAGACCAGGGTCTCCTCCTGCGCTCTCTTCAGCTCTCTGACGGAGGCGTTTACCAATGCACCTCCACCGAGAAAAACTTCAAACACACGCTGGTCAGACTGCAGCTGGTGGTTCTCTCCGCCCGCACCGTCAACGCCATCCAGACGGAAACCACCGCCCCCGCCGTTCCGCCTCTCCAGTCCAGCGCCTGGACGCCCAGCGCTGAGCAGTACAAAGATCTTCTGACCATCCTGAGCCAGCCTGAGATGGGTCTCATCAATCAGTACTGCCAGGACTATTGGCAGATGGGGGACGACCCCACGGCTCACACCCACAAGAAGAAAGACCTCAAGGAGGCAGCGAAGGACCTACGGAAGCCACGAAACAGGAGACACCACCAAGATCAGAACAGCATGGCTGAGACATGA
- the sema3fa gene encoding sema domain, immunoglobulin domain (Ig), short basic domain, secreted, (semaphorin) 3Fa isoform X2, producing the protein MQGARTLVLGTLLASVFSAVSVHSNLLSSLPPASVPRVSLSFKELKSTGTAHHFAFLLNSTDYRILRMDEDHDRMYVGSKDYILSLDLNDINKEPLIIHWPVIPQRRTECVLSGKDINGECGNFIRLIEPWNRTHLYVCGTGAYNPICTYVDRGQRSQEYIFRLEPGKVDSGKGKCPYDPKLNSVSALINGQLYAGVYIDFMGTDSAIFRTLGKHTAMRTDQYNSRWLHDPTFVHAQLIPDSAEKNDDKLYFFFREKASEMGQTPMAQSRIGRICLNDDGGHCCLVNKWSTFLKARLICSVTGSDGIETHFDELRDVYIQKTHDTKNPTIYGVFSVSGSVFKGSAVCVYSMGDVRMVFNGPFAHKEGPNYQWVAYQGKIPYPRPGTCPGGTFTPNMKSTKDYPDEVINFMRNHPTMFNSVYPVHKRPLVVRTNVDYEFTTITVDQVAAADGNYEVLFLGTDRGTVQKVIVLPRDDLQTEELVLEEVEVFRVPTSITTMKISPKRQQLYVSSAVGVTHLALHRCDVYGEACADCCLARDPYCAWDGKSCSRYSANQKRRSRRQDVKYGNPIRQCRGYNSNANKNTLETVQYGVEASTAFLECQARSPHVSIKWHFQKENSDRRREIRSDGRVVRTDQGLLLRSLQLSDGGVYQCTSTEKNFKHTLVRLQLVVLSARTVNAIQTETTAPAVPPLQSSAWTPSAEQYKDLLTILSQPEMGLINQYCQDYWQMGDDPTAHTHKKKDLKEAAKDLRKPRNRRHHQDQNSMAET; encoded by the exons AATTGAAGTCGACTGGAACTGCCCATCACTTTGCCTTCCTGCTCAACTCGACAGACTACAGAATTCTTCGCATGGACGAGGATCATGATCGCATGTATGTGGGGAGCAAAGACTACATTTTGTCTCTAGACCTGAACGATATCAACAAAGAGCCCCTCATA ATTCACTGGCCCGTCATCCCTCAGAGAAGAACCGAGTGTGTCCTCTCAGGAAAGGACATCAAT GGTGAATGCGGGAATTTCATCCGTCTCATCGAACCGTGGAACAGAACACACCTGTACGTGTGCGGAACGGGAGCTTACAACCCCATCTGTACCTATGTGGACCGAGGGCAAAGGTCACAG GAATACATTTTCCGTCTGGAACCTGGTAAAGTCGATTCTGGGAAAGGAAAATGCCCCTACGACCCCAAACTAAACAGCGTCTCGGCTTTGATAA atggccaGCTGTACGCCGGAGTCTACATCGATTTTATGGGAACGGACTCTGCCATTTTCCGTACGTTGGGCAAACACACTGCCATGAGGACCGACCAGTACAACTCCCGCTGGCTTCATG ATCCAACGTTCGTCCATGCCCAGCTCATTCCTGACAGCGCGGAGAAAAACGATGACAAGCTGTATTTCTTCTTCCGTGAGAAAGCGTCGGAGATGGGTCAGACTCCCATGGCCCAGTCCAGGATCGGTAGAATCTGTCTG AACGATGATGGAGGACACTGCTGTCTGGTGAATAAGTGGAGCACCTTCCTGAAGGCTCGGCTCATCTGCTCCGTGACGGGCTCAGATGGAATCGAGACGCATTTCGATGAGCTTC GTGACGTGTACATCCAGAAGACCCATGACACCAAGAATCCCACCATCTACGGCGTCTTCTCCGTGTCTGG GTCTGTCTTTAAGGGTTCAGCAGTATGTGTGTATTCAATGGGTGATGTGCGTATGGTCTTCAATGGCCCTTTTGCTCATAAAGAAGGACCTAACTACCAGTGGGTGGCATACCAGGGTAAAATTCCTTACCCCCGACCTGGAACA TGTCCAGGAGGGACATTCACACCCAACATGAAATCTACTAAGGATTACCCAGACGAGGTTATCAACTTCATGCGCAACCATCCCACTATGTTCAACTCCGTTTACCCAGTCCACAAGCGCCCCCTGGTGGTCCGCACCAACGTGGATTATGAGTTTACCACCATCACTGTAGACCAAGTGGCTGCAGCAGACGGAAACTATGAAGTTCTGTTCTTGGGAACAG ATCGAGGTACAGTTCAGAAGGTGATTGTATTACCCAGAGATGATCTTCAGACTGAAGAGCTGGTGCTGGAGGAGGTGGAGGTCTTTAGA GTTCCTACTTCAATAACTACGATGAAAATTTCACCAAAAAGA CAACAGCTTTATGTGAGTTCGGCGGTGGGCGTTACTCATCTGGCCCTGCACAGGTGTGATGTGTACGGAGAGGCCTGTGCTGACTGCTGCTTGGCCAGAGACCCTTACTGTGCCTGGGATGGCAAATCCTGTTCTCGCTACTCCGCAAACCAAAAAAG GCGGAGTCGAAGACAAGATGTGAAGTATGGCAATCCCATCAGACAATGCAGAGGCTACAATTCCAATG CAAATAAGAACACATTGGAGACGGTGCAGTATGGGGTAGAAGCGAGCACAGCCTTTTTGGAGTGCCAGGCCAGATCTCCTCATGTGTCAATCAAATGGCATTTCCAGAAAGAGAACAGTGACAGGAGAAGAGAG ATCCGCTCCGACGGACGTGTAGTTCGCACAGACCAGGGTCTCCTCCTGCGCTCTCTTCAGCTCTCTGACGGAGGCGTTTACCAATGCACCTCCACCGAGAAAAACTTCAAACACACGCTGGTCAGACTGCAGCTGGTGGTTCTCTCCGCCCGCACCGTCAACGCCATCCAGACGGAAACCACCGCCCCCGCCGTTCCGCCTCTCCAGTCCAGCGCCTGGACGCCCAGCGCTGAGCAGTACAAAGATCTTCTGACCATCCTGAGCCAGCCTGAGATGGGTCTCATCAATCAGTACTGCCAGGACTATTGGCAGATGGGGGACGACCCCACGGCTCACACCCACAAGAAGAAAGACCTCAAGGAGGCAGCGAAGGACCTACGGAAGCCACGAAACAGGAGACACCACCAAGATCAGAACAGCATGGCTGAGACATGA